Within Bdellovibrio bacteriovorus HD100, the genomic segment ACAAAGCAAGAGGCGGGCCAAGCGGCGGCGGGTGCAGTCTATTCAAGGTAAAATCCAAACTGCAGATTTGTGTATCACACTGAGTTGTGGCTCGATTGGGTGCCACATTTGAAAAATTGCGAACGTTAGACAGGCCGGACAATTTTGGCTTCACCAGGCTGTGGCAGTCAGACTGAATACTTAGACTATCAGGATGTCCCAGCACGAGGTTTCCAGTTGCAGCCATTGCACCGGGTGGTCACGCCAGGTGGCAGGAATCGCAGGCTCTGACAACTTGGGAAGTTCCGCAGGGCCCGAGGAGCGTACGAGCAGGGCCCAATAGGGTGACAGCTTTTTGTAGCCCAACTGTCGCAGCAAAGGTGTTTCACGATTCTCAAAGAAGACTGGCGCTGGGAGAGTTGAGCTCAATGAAGCTTTATTCGGAAAAGCAGGATCTTCCATTAAAAATCCTTCAAGGGCAAAGCGTGGGGAAAGTCCAGGGGGGAGGCTGGGGCGACTCTGTGCAAAGCCCGGTCTTAGAGGAAATTCATTGTCGGGCCTTTCGGCTGACAAACTTCTTTCGTCGATTATTTCGATAAAGCGAGCGCAGAAGGGACCGTGCGCAGAACTGAGCCAGAGGTCATAGATCAGGGCTCCGTCTTCGTCAGGCGCACGGACCAAGTCCAAGCCCCATTCCGTCAGTAAATGGGGGACCCGGGGCGTAAAAATATAGCTGTAGGTCAGGTGACACTTTTCCACTTCTCTCCTTTATGTCGTCATAAAGAAAAAATAGAATGGTCCTATGGATCATCCGGCGATCAAGCTTGATCATGTCACAATAGAGTTGGGCGGAGAAGTTGTATTAAGCGACGTCTCGCTGGAGGTTCAGCACGGCGAAACTCTGGTGATTGTGGGCCCCAGTGGTGCGGGCAAAACGGTTTTGCTGAAAACCATGGCGGGCATCTATAAACCCCTGAAGGGGCATGTCTATTGTGAGGGTGAGGACTGGCAGGATCTGCAGTCGGAAGAGAAAATACGCCTGGCGCGCAAAATAGGAATGCAATTTCAGAAAAGTGCGCTTTTTGATTCCATGAGTTCCTTTGAAAATGTGGCCTTTCCTTTGCGTGAACACACAACAATGAATGAGCAGGAAATTGAATCCCGGGTTCGAGAGTGTCTGGCAGAGGTCGGTCTGTCGCAGGCGCAGAATATGATGCCCCATGAGCTGTCGGGGGGCATGAAGCAACGCCTGGGGATTGCCCGGTCTCTGGCGCTTCATCCCGAAATTATTTTCTATGATGATCCCACCGCGGGGCTGGATCCGATTAACACCGATATTCTTCTCGACTTGATTTTGAATCTTAAAAAAGAACATGCTTCAACCATCATCATGGTCACCCACAGCCTTTTGTGCGCCTATAAGATGGCGGATCGGATTGTACTTGTGGGGAACAAACAGGTGATAGTGGCCGGGACGGCGGAAGAGGCTCAGCACTCTTCTCATCCCCTGGTGCGTCAGTTTGTCGAGGGGATCATGGAAGGACCCTTGAAATGGGATTAGAGGGGCAGGCATGAAAACCACTTCTTTTGGAAATCTTAAAGGGCTGGTCTATCGAAGTGGCGGGTTGATAGATTCTGAGCTGGCAGAGCAGCGGTCCCGCTTCCCCGCAAATGACATCGTTGAAGTTACAGGAAATCCCTGGATAGAGATCTTCGCGGACACGATCAAGGATCCAATGATTTGGTTTCTGGTGGGAGTCGGGCTGGCATTCTTTCTGACAGGCGAGGTTGCAGACGGAATCACTTTGTTCGTGGCAGTTCTTCCGCTTCTGTTTATGGATGCATTTTTACACTGGAGAACCCAGGCCTCAACGGCAGCCCTTAGAGGGGACCTGTCTTCGTCCGTTAAGGTTTATCGAAATGCTGTCGAGGTTGAGGTGGATTCCCGGGATCTGGTGCCGGGGGATCTGGTTCTGCTGAGGCAAGGGGATGTGGTTCCGGCCGATGGAGTTTTTGAAAGCTTGCAAGGTCTGCAAGTGGATGAGTCGGTGCTGACCGGAGAGTCATTTCCAATAGTCAAAAAGGCGACGCCTCTGGAGCCGTTTTTCCGGTCTTGCGCTGATGAGGTGCGGGTGCCATCAGAGATCCTTGGAGCTGCGGGCACGAGAGTTCTGACGGGGCATGGAACCCTCAGAGTCATTTTCACGGGTGCCAGCACATCCTACGGGGAAATTGTCCGCTCCGTTTCCCGTGTGCCGCACGAGCGCACCCCTTTGCAACAAGCGATTGGGCGGCTGGTTCAGATTCTGATATTTCTTTCCGTCGCTTTATGTCTGATTCTGGCGATGGTTCGATTCAACCAGGGATATGGGTGGCTGGACGCTCTTTTGAGTGCCGCCACTTTGGCGGTGGCAGCCATCCCGGAAGAATTTCCGGTCGTGTTCACATTCTTTCTTGGAGTTGGCGTTTATCGATTGGCTAAAAAACGGGCGCTTGTCCGGCGCGCTGTCAGCGTGGAAAACATCGGAAGAGTCACACACATTTGCACGGATAAAACCGGCACGATCACCGCGGGGCAGTTGAAGCTGGCGCATTTTGAACCGAGCAAAGGTGATGTTCAGACATTGCTGGGAACGGCATTGGCATCCTCGAGTTCTGAATCGGACCCCCTTGACGCTGCAATCAAAGAGGTTGCGCAAGAACGGGGATTGACAAGCAAAGCCAGCCTCCTGGTGTTTCCATTTACTGAAGACCGGAAACGCGAAACTGTGATTTCGCAGGAAGTTGGTGGTCCCTTTGTGGCAAACATCAAGGGTTCGCCAGAAACAATTATCGGAATGTCTCGCCTTCTGTCAGATGAAAAATCAAGATGGGAGGGACAAGTTTCCCAGTGGGCCCGAACGGGCCATAAGGTCATTGCCGTTGCCAGAAAGAGTTCTTTGGCACCCTTTGAACAAGAGCCGGGTGCCGAACTGGAGTTCTGTGGCTTACTGGCCTTCGAAGATCCTGCCCGACCCGAAGTGGCCGGAGCGATGGAATACTGTCGCAGGAATGGCATTCGGGTTTTAATGATTACCGGAGATCATCCAGAGACCTCTGCGGCAATTGCCAAAGATGCTGGCTTGACGATTGCTGAGCCCGTTGTTGTGAGTGCGGAGGACGAGCCCCTGAAGTTTCAGGAGGAGTGGCTCCACCGCCACGCTGATTTTTTGAAGAACATTGATGTCGTGGCCCGCTGTACCCCCATGCAGAAGTTGAGGATCGTTTTGGCGCTGAAGCACTTCGGGGAGCTGGTTGCAGTGACCGGTGATGGTGTCAATGATGTGCCGGCGTTGAAAGCCGCTGACATCGGCATTGCCATGGGGGAGCGGGGCTCACGAAGCGCGCGGGAAGTTTCTTCAATAATCCTGGCCGACGACAACTTTTCAACAATAATCAATGCGATACGGGAGGGCCGGCAACTTTTTAAAAATCTAAAAATGAGTTTCGAGTATCTTCTTTTAATCCATATTCCGCTTGTCGCAACGGCCGCTGTCTTACCTCTGGCGGGGTATCCATTGGTGTATCTGCCGGTCCATATTGTGTGGCTGGAGCTGGTGATCCATCCCACCGCACTTTTGGCTTTTCA encodes:
- a CDS encoding cation-translocating P-type ATPase, with protein sequence MKTTSFGNLKGLVYRSGGLIDSELAEQRSRFPANDIVEVTGNPWIEIFADTIKDPMIWFLVGVGLAFFLTGEVADGITLFVAVLPLLFMDAFLHWRTQASTAALRGDLSSSVKVYRNAVEVEVDSRDLVPGDLVLLRQGDVVPADGVFESLQGLQVDESVLTGESFPIVKKATPLEPFFRSCADEVRVPSEILGAAGTRVLTGHGTLRVIFTGASTSYGEIVRSVSRVPHERTPLQQAIGRLVQILIFLSVALCLILAMVRFNQGYGWLDALLSAATLAVAAIPEEFPVVFTFFLGVGVYRLAKKRALVRRAVSVENIGRVTHICTDKTGTITAGQLKLAHFEPSKGDVQTLLGTALASSSSESDPLDAAIKEVAQERGLTSKASLLVFPFTEDRKRETVISQEVGGPFVANIKGSPETIIGMSRLLSDEKSRWEGQVSQWARTGHKVIAVARKSSLAPFEQEPGAELEFCGLLAFEDPARPEVAGAMEYCRRNGIRVLMITGDHPETSAAIAKDAGLTIAEPVVVSAEDEPLKFQEEWLHRHADFLKNIDVVARCTPMQKLRIVLALKHFGELVAVTGDGVNDVPALKAADIGIAMGERGSRSAREVSSIILADDNFSTIINAIREGRQLFKNLKMSFEYLLLIHIPLVATAAVLPLAGYPLVYLPVHIVWLELVIHPTALLAFQAPSTGTRDEVNAPRIFSSFQVLCICLAGVAVAVLLGWGFVRALSEGASPERARSGVMALLTLWSAGVAVQLTRFKSEVAIIISTVTVLSSMALIQSSESLTFLRLAPLSLVEWSAGVVVVGLLTGILAWSRRLFQCIPG
- a CDS encoding ABC transporter ATP-binding protein, with product MDHPAIKLDHVTIELGGEVVLSDVSLEVQHGETLVIVGPSGAGKTVLLKTMAGIYKPLKGHVYCEGEDWQDLQSEEKIRLARKIGMQFQKSALFDSMSSFENVAFPLREHTTMNEQEIESRVRECLAEVGLSQAQNMMPHELSGGMKQRLGIARSLALHPEIIFYDDPTAGLDPINTDILLDLILNLKKEHASTIIMVTHSLLCAYKMADRIVLVGNKQVIVAGTAEEAQHSSHPLVRQFVEGIMEGPLKWD